A single window of Populus nigra chromosome 17, ddPopNigr1.1, whole genome shotgun sequence DNA harbors:
- the LOC133676839 gene encoding trans-cinnamate:CoA ligase, peroxisomal-like codes for MDQLPKCDANYVPLTPINFLKRAAKVYGNRLSVVHERTHFTWQQTYERCLRLADSLRSFNIAKNDVVSVLAPNIPALYEMHFAVPMAGGVINAINTRLNPNHVATILRHSEAKVFFVDYQFVQLARQALQIMMTSESISSKLVLPSVVLIDDIESPTGAIFGEWEYEQLVRKGNPGCIPHEVQDEWDPIALNYTSGTTSEPKGVVYSHRGVFLGSLGIIIGWEMESEPVYLWSLPMFHCNGWTLAWGIAARGGTNVCLRNTTAKDMYRNIAQHKVTHMCCAPIVFNILLEAKPDERREISSPVQILVGGAPPPASLLEKMKPLGFHVTHSYGLTEVGPALVCEWQAKWNNLPSQDQSTIMARQGINTVALAHMDVKDLSTMISVPWDGKTMGEIVLRGSTVMKGYFKDPKATAKAFKNGWFATGDIGVIHPDGYLEIKDRSKDVIISGGENISSVELESVLYSHPRVLEAAVVAMPHPVWGESPCAFLAIKKNSEGKSDDVKEADIIAYCRKKLPHYMVPKKVEFMSELPKTSTGKVQKFQLRDLTRNFVVSENFPSKKTAQINAETETQGHKAQPVRVPSSRL; via the exons ATGGATCAACTTCCAAAATGTGATGCAAATTACGTTCCCCTCACACCCATAAATTTCTTGAAGAGAGCTGCCAAAGTTTATGGCAATCGCCTATCTGTTGTACACGAGAGAACCCACTTCACATGGCAGCAAACATATGAGCGTTGCCTCCGCCTTGCTGATTCTCTCCGTTCCTTTAATATTGCCAAAAACGATGTT GTTTCGGTTTTGGCTCCGAACATTCCAGCTCTGTATGAGATGCACTTTGCAGTGCCCATGGCAGGAGGGGTGATCAATGCCATCAACACGAGGCTAAATCCAAATCACGTAGCCACCATTCTGCGCCATTCAGAAGCGAAGGTCTTCTTTGTTGACTACCAATTTGTGCAGTTGGCAAGGCAGGCCCTccaaataatgatgacaagtGAATCTATTTCATCCAAATTAGTTCTCCCTTCAGTCGTTCTCATTGATGACATTGAGTCACCGACAGGTGCCATTTTCGGCGAATGGGAGTATGAACAACTTGTCCGAAAGGGCAATCCAGGGTGCATTCCTCATGAGGTCCAAGATGAATGGGATCCCATAGCCTTGAATTACACGTCTGGAACAACATCAGAGCCAAAAGGAGTTGTCTATAGCCACAGAGGTGTCTTCCTTGGCTCCCTTGGCATAATCATTGGCTGGGAAATGGAAAGTGAGCCTGTGTATTTGTGGTCTCTTCCTATGTTCCACTGTAATGGCTGGACCTTAGCTTGGGGCATTGCAGCACGCGGTGGAACCAACGTTTGCCTACGCAATACCACAGCTAAAGACATGTATAGGAACATTGCACAGCACAAGGTGACTCACATGTGCTGTGCACCCATTGTTTTCAACATCCTTCTTGAGGCCAAACCTGACGAGCGTCGAGAAATATCTTCTCCTGTCCAAATACTTGTCGGTGGTGCACCACCACCGGCCTCACTTCTTGAAAAGATGAAACCATTAGGATTCCATGTCACTCATTCCTATGGCCTGACAGAGGTTGGACCAGCCCTTGTGTGCGAGTGGCAAGCTAAGTGGAACAATCTTCCTAGCCAAGATCAGTCAACAATCATGGCTAGACAAGGGATTAACACAGTAGCTCTTGCTCATATGGATGTTAAAGATTTGAGTACAATGATCAGCGTGCCTTGGGATGGTAAAACAATGGGGGAAATTGTTCTGAGAGGAAGCACCGTTATGAAAGGGTATTTCAAGGACCCAAAGGCCACCGCGAAAGCATTCAAGAATGGATGGTTTGCTACAGGCGATATTGGGGTCATACATCCTGACGGATACTTGGAAATCAAGGACAGATCAAAAGATGTCATTATATCTGGTGGTGAAAATATCAGCAGTGTAGAATTAGAGTCTGTTCTTTACAGCCATCCAAGAGTCCTAGAGGCAGCTGTGGTGGCCATGCCACACCCAGTTTGGGGAGAAAGTCCTTGCGCTTTTCTTGCCATTAAGAAGAACTCAGAAGGGAAATCTGATGATGTCAAAGAAGCTGATATTATTGCTTATTGCAGGAAAAAGCTTCCCCATTATATGGTTCCAAAGAAGGTGGAGTTCATGTCTGAGTTACCCAAGACTTCAACAGGAAAAGTTCAGAAATTCCAGTTAAGGGATTTAACACGAAACTTTGTTGTCTCGGAGAACTTTCCTAGCAAGAAGACTGCCCAAATCAATGCCGAAACGGAAACACAAGGACATAAGGCTCAGCCAGTTCGTGTTCCTTCCTCTCGTCTTTGA